One segment of Macrotis lagotis isolate mMagLag1 chromosome 1, bilby.v1.9.chrom.fasta, whole genome shotgun sequence DNA contains the following:
- the LOC141490308 gene encoding olfactory receptor 52A5-like — MANGTIFMPSLFLLIGIPGLETVQCWIGIPFCVMYVIAMIGNCLLLFIIRSESSLHKPMYLFLAMLGVTDIALSTSILPKMLGIFWFNLQGIHFEACLLQMWLIHTLQSIESGILLAMAVDRYVAICEPLRHSTIFTPQLLSQIGIGVTLRAAILVAPCIVLIKCRLKHYRTIVISHTYCEHMAVVKLAADDILVNKVCGLFVAFTNLGFDIIFITVSYILIFTAVFRLPQKEARLKAFNTCIAHIFVFLEFYLLAFFSFFTHRFGFHIPPYVHILISNLYLLVPPLLNPIIYGVKTKEIRNHIIKMYLVDRGKQ; from the coding sequence ATGGCCAATGGCACGATCTTCATGCCATCTCTATTTTTGTTAATTGGGATACCTGGCCTGGAGACTGTGCAGTGTTGGATTGGAATTCCATTCTGTGTTATGTATGTTATTGCCATGATTGGAAACTGCCTGCTCCTGTTCATCATCCGATCTGAGAGCAGCCTCCACAAGCCCATGTACCTCTTCTTGGCCATGCTGGGGGTCACTGATATTGCTCTTAGCACTTCCATCCTTCCCAAGATGCTGGGCATCTTCTGGTTTAATCTGCAGGGGATACACTTTGAGGCCTGTCTGCTGCAGATGTGGCTCATCCACACCCTCCAGTCCATAGAGTCGGGCATCTTATTGGCCATGGCCGTGGACCGATATGTGGCCATCTGTGAACCCCTGAGACACAGTACAATTTTCACCCCACAACTCCTCAGTCAGATTGGGATTGGGGTGACATTAAGGGCTGCTATCCTGGTTGCTCCCTGCATTGTGCTTATCAAATGTCGTCTCAAACACTATCGAACTATAGTCATCTCCCACACCTATTGTGAGCACATGGCCGTTGTGAAGCTGGCAGCTGATGACATCCTAGTCAACAAGGTCTGTGGTTTGTTTGTGGCCTTTACCAACCTAGGCTTTGACATCATCTTCATTACTGTGTCCTACATTCTGATCTTCACTGCAGTGTTCCGCCTTCCCCAGAAAGAGGCTCGGCTCAAAGCTTTCAACACCTGCATTGCTCACATCTTtgtatttcttgaattttatctccttgctttcttctcttttttcactcATAGGTTTGGGTTTCATATCCCCCCCTATGTACACATCCTTATCTCTAACCTTTATCTCTTAGTCCCACCTCTTCTCAATCCCATTATCTATGGAGTAAAGACTAAGGAAATTAGGAATCACATCATTAAAATG